In the genome of Mytilus edulis chromosome 3, xbMytEdul2.2, whole genome shotgun sequence, one region contains:
- the LOC139515071 gene encoding dynein heavy chain-like, whose amino-acid sequence MYITIRVSMYITIRASMYITVRVSMYITVRVSMYITVRVSMYITIRVSMYITIRVSMYITIRASMYITVRVSMYITVRVSMYITIRVSMYITVRVSMYITVRVSKYITVRVSMYITIRASMYITVRVSMYITIRVSMYITVRVSMYISVRVSMYITVRVSMYITIRASMYITVRVSMYITVRVSM is encoded by the coding sequence atgtacatcactatcagagtatcaatgtacatcacgatCAGAgcatcaatgtacatcactgtcagagtatcaatgtacatcactgtcagagtatcaatgtacatcactgtcagagtatcaatgtacatcactatcagagtatcaatgtacatcactatcagagtatcaatgtacatcacgatCAGAgcatcaatgtacatcactgtcagagtatcaatgtacatcactgtcagagtatcaatgtacatcactatcagagtatcaatgtacatcactgtcagagtatcaatgtacatcactgtcagagtatcaaAGTACATCACTGttagagtatcaatgtacatcacgatCAGAgcatcaatgtacatcactgtcagagtatcaatgtacatcactatcagagtatcaatgtacatcactgtcagagtatcaatgtacatctctgtcagagtatcaatgtacatcactgtcagagtatcaatgtacatcacgatCAGAgcatcaatgtacatcactgtgagagtatcaatgtacatcactgtcagagtatcaatgtaa
- the LOC139515072 gene encoding dynein heavy chain-like produces MYITIRVSMYITIRASMYITVRVSMYITVRVSMYITIRVSMYITVRVLMYITIRASMYITIRVSMYITIRVSMYIMIRASMYITVRVSMYITIRVSMYITIRV; encoded by the coding sequence atgtacatcactatcagagtatcaatgtacatcacgatCAGAgcatcaatgtacatcactgtcagagtatcaatgtacatcactgtcagagtatcaatgtacatcactatcagagtatcaatgtacatcactgtcagGGTATTAATGTACATCACGATCAGAgcatcaatgtacatcactatcagagtatcaatgtacatcactatcagagtatcaatgtacatcatgATCAGAgcatcaatgtacatcactgtcagagtatcaatgtacatcactatcagagtatcaatgtacatcactatcagagtataa
- the LOC139515073 gene encoding dynein heavy chain-like, whose protein sequence is MYITIRVSMYITVRVSMYITIRASMFITVRVSMYITIRVSMYITVRVSMSITIRVSVYITIRASMYITVRVSMYIPVRVSMYITIRVSMYITIRASMYITVRVSMYITINASMYITVRVSMYITIRVSMYITVRVSMYITIIVSMYITVRVLMYITTRVSMYITIRVSMYITIRVSIVSMYITIRASMYITVRVSMYITVRVSMYITIRVSMYITVRVLMYITIRASMYITIRVSMYITIRVSMYIMIRASMYITVRVSMYITIRVSMYITIRV, encoded by the exons atgtacatcactatcagagtatcaatgtacatcactgtcagagtatcaatgtacatcacgatCAGAGCATCAATGTTcatcactgtcagagtatcaatgtacatcacgatcagagtatcaatgtacatcactgtcagagtatcaatgtcAATCACTATCAGAGTATCAGTGTACATCACGATCAGAgcatcaatgtacatcactgtcagagtatcaatgtacatccctgtcagagtatcaatgtacatcactatcagagtatcaatgtacatcacgatCAGAgcatcaatgtacatcactgtcagagtatcaatgtacatcacgatCAACgcatcaatgtacatcactgtcagagtatcaatgtacatcactatcagagtatcaatgtacatcactgtcagagtatcaatgtacatcactatcatagtatcaatgtacatcactgtaAGAGTATTAATGTACATCACTaccagagtatcaatgtacatcactatcagagtatcaatgtacatcactatcagagtatcaat agtatcaatgtacatcacgatCAGAgcatcaatgtacatcactgtcagagtatcaatgtacatcactgtcagagtatcaatgtatatcactatcagagtatcaatgtacatcactgtcagGGTATTAATGTACATCACGATCAGAgcatcaatgtacatcactatcagagtatcaatgtacatcactatcagagtatcaatgtacatcatgATCAGAgcatcaatgtacatcactgtcagagtatcaatgtacatcactatcagagtatcaatgtacatcactatcagagtataa